The Prunus persica cultivar Lovell chromosome G7, Prunus_persica_NCBIv2, whole genome shotgun sequence genome has a segment encoding these proteins:
- the LOC18771876 gene encoding zinc finger CCCH domain-containing protein 30 gives MNNHLTVETEDTFASLLELAANNDIESFKRSIERDPSAIDEIGLWYCRQKGSKQMVNEQRTPLMVAAIYGSIDVIKLILSLSDADVNRACGLDRSTALHCAASGGAENAVDVVRLLLAAGADPNLVDANGHRPVEVIVVPPRLQNVRLALEELLMINGSAGEQILTVSTRTLHSSSPPLSASPENGSPSALDFTCSPTKSKFYNLPVSSASEKKEYPVDPSLPDIKNSIYSTDEFRMYSFKVRPCSRAYSHDWTECPFVHPGENARRRDPRKFHYSCVPCPDFRKGACRRGDMCEYAHGVFECWLHPAQYRTRLCKDGTSCARRVCFFAHTAEELRPLYVSTGSAVPSPRSSTSGASAMDFAAAMSLLPGSPSSVNVMSPSPFTPPMSPSANGMSHSSLAWPQPNVPALHLPGSNLQSSRLRSSLCARDMPANDYDIMPEFDMQQQQLLNEFSCLSQPSMSSNSLNRSGRLKTLTPSNLDDLFSAESLSPRYSDQSLQSGVFSPTHKSAVLNQFQQQQSMLSPIHTNFSPKSVDHPLLQASYGVPSSGRMSPRNVEPISPMGSRVSMLAQREKQQQFRSLSSRELGSNSASNVGSPVNCWSKWGSSNGKPDWAVTTDELGKLRRSSSFELLHNGEEPDLSWVQSLVKESPTEIKEKLTPISGVTATGSSSEGSNANSQRESVDHAVLGAWIDQMHLDLVAQQN, from the coding sequence ATGAATAATCACTTGACAGTTGAAACTGAAGATACTTTTGCCAGCTTACTTGAGCTTGCTGCGAACAATGACATTGAGAGCTTCAAAAGATCGATTGAACGGGACCCTTCTGCCATTGATGAGATTGGTTTATGGTATTGTCGTCAGAAGGGCTCAAAGCAGATGGTTAATGAGCAGAGAACCCCTTTAATGGTTGCCGCTATATATGGCAGCATTGATGTGATAAAGCtcattctttctctctctgatgCTGATGTAAATCGCGCCTGTGGGCTTGATAGGAGCACTGCTCTTCACTGTGCTGCCTCAGGTGGGGCTGAGAATGCTGTGGATGTTGTGAGGCTGCTTTTAGCGGCTGGTGCTGATCCCAATTTGGTTGATGCTAATGGTCATCGTCCTGTTGAAGTTATAGTTGTTCCTCCTAGGCTACAGAATGTGAGATTAGCTCTAGAAGAACTCCTTATGATTAATGGTTCTGCTGGTGAACAGATTCTAACGGTCTCAACAAGAACCCTACATTCAAGTTCTCCTCCTCTTTCAGCTTCCCCAGAAAATGGGTCTCCATCTGCTTTAGATTTCACTTGTTCTCCAACGAAGTCGAAGTTCTACAATCTTCCTGTCTCTTCTGCGTCAGAGAAGAAGGAATATCCTGTTGACCCTTCTCTCCCAGACATCAAGAACAGCATTTATTCAACTGATGAGTTTCGGATGTATTCATTCAAGGTGAGGCCTTGTTCACGTGCGTACTCCCATGATTGGACTGAGTGCCCTTTTGTCCATCCAGGGGAAAATGCACGCAGAAGGGATCCTAGGAAGTTTCATTATAGCTGTGTTCCTTGCCCTGATTTCCGGAAGGGGGCTTGTAGACGTGGAGATATGTGTGAATATGCTCATGGGGTTTTTGAGTGCTGGCTACACCCAGCTCAGTATCGAACCCGACTTTGCAAAGATGGTACAAGTTGTGCAAGGAGGGTCTGCTTTTTTGCCCACACTGCAGAGGAACTCAGGCCATTATATGTCTCTACTGGTTCTGCTGTTCCCTCTCCTCGCTCGAGCACTTCTGGTGCTTCAGCCATGGATTTTGCTGCTGCAATGAGCCTCTTGCCTGGTTCCCCATCATCAGTCAATGTCATGTCTCCTTCACCATTTACTCCACCCATGTCCCCATCTGCCAATGGCATGTCACACTCATCTCTAGCTTGGCCCCAACCTAATGTCCCAGCTTTGCATCTCCCAGGCAGCAATCTTCAGTCTAGTCGCTTGAGATCTTCCCTCTGTGCAAGAGATATGCCAGCCAATGATTATGATATAATGCCAGAGTTCGATATGCAGCAACAACAGCTCCTAAATGAGTTTTCTTGCCTCTCCCAACCATCCATGAGTTCTAATTCACTTAACCGTTCTGGCCGGTTGAAAACCCTAACCCCCTCAAATCTTGACGATCTCTTCTCTGCTGAGAGCTTATCACCCCGGTACTCTGATCAATCATTGCAGTCAGGTGTTTTCTCTCCAACTCACAAATCAGCTGTTCTTAATCAAtttcagcagcagcagagCATGCTTTCACCAATTCATACAAACTTTTCCCCCAAGAGTGTTGATCACCCGCTATTGCAGGCCTCTTACGGGGTCCCATCCTCTGGGAGGATGTCTCCACGCAATGTGGAACCAATCTCACCGATGGGCTCTCGGGTTTCCATGCTAGCTCAACGGGAGAAGCAACAACAGTTTCGTAGCCTTAGTTCACGGGAACTCGGCTCCAACTCAGCTTCCAATGTTGGTTCCCCTGTAAATTGTTGGTCAAAATGGGGATCCTCCAATGGAAAACCAGATTGGGCAGTTACTACAGATGAATTGGGTAAGCTCCGCAGATCATCTTCTTTTGAGCTTCTGCACAATGGAGAGGAGCCAGATCTATCATGGGTTCAGTCACTTGTTAAAGAATCTCCTACCGAAATCAAAGAAAAGCTAACACCGATCTCGGGTGTTACAGCCACTGGATCTTCCAGTGAGGGTTCAAATGCAAACTCCCAAAGGGAATCGGTTGATCATGCTGTTTTGGGAGCATGGATTGACCAAATGCATCTGGATCTTGTGGCTCAGCAGAACTGA
- the LOC18771636 gene encoding uncharacterized protein LOC18771636, producing MAHLDTPVGPSSSRVLDKALWKLVWGSQMVPKLMNFWWRMVRGCLPTRDALFRRHLGTSPLCPICGEFPESVEHLFLLCNWVQLVWFGGPLNYKINRQSITSMSEWMMQVLKISQSLGYDRKWLISQIVYTCWSIWKSRCSAVFDDISVCPHRTLLVAKNLINDFNLVRCPPGDAILEEDTDDGQRVVRWFPPPISVYKINIDAAWVSSTLQAGLGVVVRNYASNFMGGCCVSRLASSAIEAEAHAALKGVKLAAEMGFPNVVFESDSKELV from the coding sequence ATGGCTCACCTCGATACTCCGGTCGGACCTTCTAGCTCAAGAGTTTTAGATAAGGCTCTATGGAAGCTGGTTTGGGGCTCTCAGATGGTCCCAAAGTTAATGAATTTTTGGTGGCGCATGGTTAGGGGCTGCCTGCCAACAAGGGACGCTTTGTTCAGGAGACACCTTGGCACCTCCCCGTTATGCCCTATTTGTGGGGAGTTTCCGGAGTCTGTTGAGCACCTTTTCCTCCTCTGTAATTGGGTCCAGCTTGTATGGTTTGGAGGTCCTTTGAACTACAAGATAAACAGGCAGAGTATTACTTCTATGAGTGAATGGATGATGCAAGTTTTGAAGATTTCGCAGAGTTTGGGATATGATAGGAAGTGGCTAATTTCCCAAATTGTTTACACTTGCTGGAGTATTTGGAAGAGCCGTTGCTCTGCAGTTTTTGATGATATTAGTGTGTGCCCTCACCGTACCTTGCTGGTGGCCAAAAATTTGATCAATGATTTCAATCTTGTGCGGTGTCCTCCTGGGGATGCGATTTTGGAGGAGGATACTGATGATGGCCAAAGGGTGGTTAGATGGTTCCCCCCTCCCATTTCtgtttacaaaataaatattgatGCAGCTTGGGTTAGTAGTACTCTGCAAGCTGGTCTGGGAGTTGTAGTGAGAAATTATGCCAGCAACTTTATGGGTGGTTGCTGCGTTTCTAGACTTGCTTCTTCCGCAATCGAGGCTGAAGCCCATGCAGCTTTAAAGGGGGTCAAGCTGGCTGCTGAAATGGGGTTTCCAAACGTGGTCTTTGAATCTGACTCAAAGGAACTTGTTTAA
- the LOC18770390 gene encoding protein DETOXIFICATION 42 isoform X2 has protein sequence MGNMPLFVFFKDIRNVFKADELGLEIVHIALPTLLALLADPVASLVDTAFVGHIGPVELAAVGISIAVFNQVSKIAIFPLVSITTSFVAEEDATEELRANEQVHENVENGTPISMEMEMEELVPLVGKSSSTEMVKLECVRRHIPSASSALVVGSILGFIQAVFLIFAANPVLNYMGVDSNSPMLKPARQYLTLRSLGAPAVLLSLAVQGVFRGFKDTKTPLYATIVGDVANIILDPILMFVFHMGVRGAAIAHVVSQYLISLILLWKLNKQVDLLTSGVKDLRFGQFLKNGFLLLVRVIAATFCVTLAAALAARQGPTTMAAFQVCLQIWLAASLLADGLAVAGQAILASAFARKDHSKAVATASRVLQFGSRIFTKDINVLQLISLGIPFVAVTQPINALAFVFDGVNYGASDFAYSAYSMVLVALVSILCLFLLSSHGFVGIWVALSVFMSLRALVGFWRIGTGMGPWSFLRE, from the exons ATGGGCAATATGCccctctttgttttcttcaaggaCATAAG AAATGTTTTCAAAGCAGATGAGCTAGGCCTGGAAATAGTGCATATAGCCCTTCCTACACTGTTGGCGTTATTGGCAGACCCTGTTGCTTCTCTAGTTGACACAGCATTCGTTGGCCATATAG GTCCAGTGGAGCTCGCGGCTGTTGGAATTTCTATTGCTGTTTTCAATCAAGTATCTAAGATAGCAATTTTTCCGCTTGTCAGTATTACAACCTCTTTTGTTGCTGAAGAAGATGCTACTGAAGAACTGAGGGCAAATGAACAAGTTCATGAAAACGTTGAAAATGGTACTCCCATTAGCATGGAAATGGAGATGGAAGAACTCGTACCACTAGTTG GCAAGTCATCATCTACGGAAATGGTCAAACTTGAGTGTGTCCGAAGGCATATTCCATCTGCGTCATCAGCATTGGTGGTTGGCAGCATACTTGGGTTTATTCAAGCTGTATTCCTAATTTTTGCTGCAAACCCTGTCCTGAATTACATGGGTGTTGATTCT AATTCTCCTATGCTAAAACCAGCAAGACAATACTTGACATTGAGGTCACTTGGTGCTCCAGCTGTTCTTCTCTCTTTGGCTGTGCAAGGGGTTTTTCGTGGTTTTAAAGATACAAAAACTCCTCTATATGCTACAA TTGTGGGAGATGTAGCAAACATCATTTTGGACCCAATATTAATGTTCGTATTCCATATGGGTGTTAGAGGTGCGGCCATTGCCCATGTTGTTTCTCA GTACTTAATCTCCCTGATATTGTTGTggaaattaaacaagcaagtTGATCTCCTAACCTCAGGTGTCAAAGATCTACGATTCGGCCAGTTTCTGAAAAATG GGTTTTTGTTATTGGTGAGGGTGATAGCTGCAACATTCTGTGTTACTCTGGCAGCAGCATTAGCTGCAAGGCAGGGACCGACGACAATGGCTGCATTCCAAGTTTGCTTGCAGATCTGGTTGGCAGCCTCTTTGCTTGCTGACGGGTTGGCTGTGGCTGGACAA GCAATCCTTGCAAGCGCCTTTGCAAGGAAAGATCACAGCAAGGCCGTCGCCACAGCTTCACGTGTATTGCAG TTTGGCTCCAGAATATTTACAAAAGACATCAACGTTTTGCAGCTTATAAGTTTAGGCATCCCG TTTGTTGCAGTGACTCAACCTATTAACGCTTTAGCATTTGTTTTTGATGGAGTCAATTATGGAGCGTCAGATTTTGCATATTCTGCATACTCAATG GTTTTGGTGGCTTTAGTGAGCATATTGTGCCTATTTCTATTATCAAGCCACGGCTTTGTTGGTATCTGGGTTGCTTTATCTGTCTTTATGAGTTTGCGCGCACTGGTTGGATTTTGGAG GATAGGAACGGGAATGGGACCGTGGAGCTTTCTTAGGGAGTAA
- the LOC18770390 gene encoding protein DETOXIFICATION 42 isoform X1, which yields MGNMPLFVFFKDIRNVFKADELGLEIVHIALPTLLALLADPVASLVDTAFVGHIGPVELAAVGISIAVFNQVSKIAIFPLVSITTSFVAEEDATEELRANEQVHENVENGTPISMEMEMEELVPLVGKSSSTEMVKLECVRRHIPSASSALVVGSILGFIQAVFLIFAANPVLNYMGVDSNSPMLKPARQYLTLRSLGAPAVLLSLAVQGVFRGFKDTKTPLYATIVGDVANIILDPILMFVFHMGVRGAAIAHVVSQYLISLILLWKLNKQVDLLTSGVKDLRFGQFLKNGFLLLVRVIAATFCVTLAAALAARQGPTTMAAFQVCLQIWLAASLLADGLAVAGQAILASAFARKDHSKAVATASRVLQLALVLGLMLSIILMVVLQFGSRIFTKDINVLQLISLGIPFVAVTQPINALAFVFDGVNYGASDFAYSAYSMVLVALVSILCLFLLSSHGFVGIWVALSVFMSLRALVGFWRIGTGMGPWSFLRE from the exons ATGGGCAATATGCccctctttgttttcttcaaggaCATAAG AAATGTTTTCAAAGCAGATGAGCTAGGCCTGGAAATAGTGCATATAGCCCTTCCTACACTGTTGGCGTTATTGGCAGACCCTGTTGCTTCTCTAGTTGACACAGCATTCGTTGGCCATATAG GTCCAGTGGAGCTCGCGGCTGTTGGAATTTCTATTGCTGTTTTCAATCAAGTATCTAAGATAGCAATTTTTCCGCTTGTCAGTATTACAACCTCTTTTGTTGCTGAAGAAGATGCTACTGAAGAACTGAGGGCAAATGAACAAGTTCATGAAAACGTTGAAAATGGTACTCCCATTAGCATGGAAATGGAGATGGAAGAACTCGTACCACTAGTTG GCAAGTCATCATCTACGGAAATGGTCAAACTTGAGTGTGTCCGAAGGCATATTCCATCTGCGTCATCAGCATTGGTGGTTGGCAGCATACTTGGGTTTATTCAAGCTGTATTCCTAATTTTTGCTGCAAACCCTGTCCTGAATTACATGGGTGTTGATTCT AATTCTCCTATGCTAAAACCAGCAAGACAATACTTGACATTGAGGTCACTTGGTGCTCCAGCTGTTCTTCTCTCTTTGGCTGTGCAAGGGGTTTTTCGTGGTTTTAAAGATACAAAAACTCCTCTATATGCTACAA TTGTGGGAGATGTAGCAAACATCATTTTGGACCCAATATTAATGTTCGTATTCCATATGGGTGTTAGAGGTGCGGCCATTGCCCATGTTGTTTCTCA GTACTTAATCTCCCTGATATTGTTGTggaaattaaacaagcaagtTGATCTCCTAACCTCAGGTGTCAAAGATCTACGATTCGGCCAGTTTCTGAAAAATG GGTTTTTGTTATTGGTGAGGGTGATAGCTGCAACATTCTGTGTTACTCTGGCAGCAGCATTAGCTGCAAGGCAGGGACCGACGACAATGGCTGCATTCCAAGTTTGCTTGCAGATCTGGTTGGCAGCCTCTTTGCTTGCTGACGGGTTGGCTGTGGCTGGACAA GCAATCCTTGCAAGCGCCTTTGCAAGGAAAGATCACAGCAAGGCCGTCGCCACAGCTTCACGTGTATTGCAG TTGGCTTTGGTTCTAGGGCTAATGCTCTCGATCATTCTCATGGTTGTATTACAGTTTGGCTCCAGAATATTTACAAAAGACATCAACGTTTTGCAGCTTATAAGTTTAGGCATCCCG TTTGTTGCAGTGACTCAACCTATTAACGCTTTAGCATTTGTTTTTGATGGAGTCAATTATGGAGCGTCAGATTTTGCATATTCTGCATACTCAATG GTTTTGGTGGCTTTAGTGAGCATATTGTGCCTATTTCTATTATCAAGCCACGGCTTTGTTGGTATCTGGGTTGCTTTATCTGTCTTTATGAGTTTGCGCGCACTGGTTGGATTTTGGAG GATAGGAACGGGAATGGGACCGTGGAGCTTTCTTAGGGAGTAA
- the LOC18770390 gene encoding protein DETOXIFICATION 42 isoform X3 → MGNMPLFVFFKDIRNVFKADELGLEIVHIALPTLLALLADPVASLVDTAFVGHIGPVELAAVGISIAVFNQVSKIAIFPLVSITTSFVAEEDATEELRANEQVHENVENGTPISMEMEMEELVPLVGKSSSTEMVKLECVRRHIPSASSALVVGSILGFIQAVFLIFAANPVLNYMGVDSNSPMLKPARQYLTLRSLGAPAVLLSLAVQGVFRGFKDTKTPLYATIVGDVANIILDPILMFVFHMGVRGAAIAHVVSQYLISLILLWKLNKQVDLLTSGVKDLRFGQFLKNGFLLLVRVIAATFCVTLAAALAARQGPTTMAAFQVCLQIWLAASLLADGLAVAGQAILASAFARKDHSKAVATASRVLQLYYSLAPEYLQKTSTFCSL, encoded by the exons ATGGGCAATATGCccctctttgttttcttcaaggaCATAAG AAATGTTTTCAAAGCAGATGAGCTAGGCCTGGAAATAGTGCATATAGCCCTTCCTACACTGTTGGCGTTATTGGCAGACCCTGTTGCTTCTCTAGTTGACACAGCATTCGTTGGCCATATAG GTCCAGTGGAGCTCGCGGCTGTTGGAATTTCTATTGCTGTTTTCAATCAAGTATCTAAGATAGCAATTTTTCCGCTTGTCAGTATTACAACCTCTTTTGTTGCTGAAGAAGATGCTACTGAAGAACTGAGGGCAAATGAACAAGTTCATGAAAACGTTGAAAATGGTACTCCCATTAGCATGGAAATGGAGATGGAAGAACTCGTACCACTAGTTG GCAAGTCATCATCTACGGAAATGGTCAAACTTGAGTGTGTCCGAAGGCATATTCCATCTGCGTCATCAGCATTGGTGGTTGGCAGCATACTTGGGTTTATTCAAGCTGTATTCCTAATTTTTGCTGCAAACCCTGTCCTGAATTACATGGGTGTTGATTCT AATTCTCCTATGCTAAAACCAGCAAGACAATACTTGACATTGAGGTCACTTGGTGCTCCAGCTGTTCTTCTCTCTTTGGCTGTGCAAGGGGTTTTTCGTGGTTTTAAAGATACAAAAACTCCTCTATATGCTACAA TTGTGGGAGATGTAGCAAACATCATTTTGGACCCAATATTAATGTTCGTATTCCATATGGGTGTTAGAGGTGCGGCCATTGCCCATGTTGTTTCTCA GTACTTAATCTCCCTGATATTGTTGTggaaattaaacaagcaagtTGATCTCCTAACCTCAGGTGTCAAAGATCTACGATTCGGCCAGTTTCTGAAAAATG GGTTTTTGTTATTGGTGAGGGTGATAGCTGCAACATTCTGTGTTACTCTGGCAGCAGCATTAGCTGCAAGGCAGGGACCGACGACAATGGCTGCATTCCAAGTTTGCTTGCAGATCTGGTTGGCAGCCTCTTTGCTTGCTGACGGGTTGGCTGTGGCTGGACAA GCAATCCTTGCAAGCGCCTTTGCAAGGAAAGATCACAGCAAGGCCGTCGCCACAGCTTCACGTGTATTGCAG TTGTATTACAGTTTGGCTCCAGAATATTTACAAAAGACATCAACGTTTTGCAGCTTATAA
- the LOC18770994 gene encoding putative pentatricopeptide repeat-containing protein At5g52630 has product MLHPLPKTHHHQLIPNFTLPKPPQNPLNQHSFEQNYRHICNLLLSLTQSRALPKGLQLHSHVLKSGFQTIPLISHHLINFYSKNQLPLHSRQIFEEAPEKSSTTWSSVISSFAQNELPVLAIEYFRRMLGTPLRPDDHIYPSVTKSCAILSRRDVGQSVHGFAVKTGFEFDVFVGSSVVDMYAKCGEIRDARKMFDDIPHKNVVSWSGMIYGYAQVGEDEEALRLFKQALVQNLDVNDFTFSSVIRVCGNSTLLELGKQIHGLCFKTNFNLSSFVGSSLVSLYSKCGVIEGAYRVFDEIPVKNLGMWNAMLIACAQHVHTDKALDLFKQMGSAGMKPNFITFLCVLYACSHAGLVEKGQYYFALMKEYGIEPGEQHYASLVDLLGRAGKLEEAVKIIEEMPIEPTESIWGALLTGCRIHGDTELAASVADRVFELGPVSPGLHVLMSNAYAAAGRFEEAAKARKMLRDRGMKKETGLSWVEEGNKIHTFAAGDRRHMRTKEIYLKLEELGEEMEKAGYVADTSFVLREVNREEKDQTIRYHSERLAVAFGLITFPPDRPIRIMKNLRICGDCHTAIKFMSKCSGRVIIVRDNNRFHRFEDGKCTCGDYW; this is encoded by the coding sequence ATGCTTCACCCGCTTCCCAAAACACACCACCATCAACTGATCCCCAACTTCACCCTCCCAAAACCCCCACAAAACCCTCTAAACCAACACAGCTTTGAACAAAACTACAGGCACATCTGCAACCTCCTCCTCTCCCTAACCCAATCAAGAGCCCTCCCAAAGGGTCTCCAACTCCATTCCCATGTCCTCAAATCAGGCTTCCAAACCATCCCTCTCATATCTCACCACCTCATCAACTTCTACTCCAAGAACCAGCTGCCCCTTCATTCCCGCCAAATTTTTGAAGAGGCCCCAGAAAAGTCATCCACCACTTGGAGCTCAGTCATCTCCTCCTTTGCCCAAAATGAGCTTCCAGTTCTCGCCATTGAGTACTTTCGTCGAATGCTTGGCACGCCATTACGCCCTGATGACCATATATACCCCAGCGTGACCAAGTCCTGCGCGATTTTGAGTAGGCGGGATGTTGGGCAGTCTGTACATGGCTTTGCGGTGAAGACTGGGTTTGAGTTTGATGTGTTTGTGGGGAGTTCAGTGGTTGATATGTATGCTAAATGTGGGGAGATAAGAGATGCTCGGAAGATGTTTGATGATATTCCTCACAAGAATGTGGTTTCTTGGAGTGGGATGATATATGGGTATGCTCAAGTGGGCGAGGATGAGGAGGCTTTGAGACTGTTTAAACAGGCCTTGGTTCAAAATTTGGACGTCAATGATTTCACATTTTCGAGTGTTATACGGGTTTGTGGCAACTCCACGCTTCTTGAATTGGGGAAGCAAATACATGGCTTGTGcttcaaaacaaattttaatttgtcgAGTTTTGTAGGTAGTTCTTTGGTTTCCTTGTATTCTAAGTGTGGAGTGATCGAAGGAGCTTACCGAGTTTTTGATGAGATACCTGTTAAGAATCTTGGAATGTGGAATGCAATGCTTATCGCATGCGCGCAGCATGTGCACACGGATAAGGCTCTTGATCTATTTAAACAGATGGGAAGTGCTGGGATGAAGCCGAATTTCATTACGTTTTTGTGTGTGCTATATGCTTGTAGCCATGCTGGGCTTGTTGAAAAGGGGCAATATTATTTTGCTCTTATGAAAGAGTATGGGATTGAGCCAGGGGAACAGCATTATGCTTCCCTGGTAGATTTGCTTGGCCGTGCTGGAAAATTGGAGGAGGCAGTTAAAATTATTGAGGAAATGCCTATAGAACCAACAGAATCTATATGGGGAGCTTTATTAACGGGTTGTCGAATCCATGGTGACACTGAATTGGCAGCCTCTGTGGCTGACAGAGTCTTTGAGTTGGGTCCTGTGAGCCCTGGCCTGCATGTGCTTATGTCTAATGCTTATGCTGCTGCTGGAAGATTTGAGGAAGCAGCAAAAGCCAGGAAGATGCTTAGAGACCGAGGCATGAAAAAGGAAACTGGTTTGAGCTGGGTTGAGGAGGGAAATAAGATTCACACATTCGCGGCCGGGGACAGGAGGCACATGAGAACTAAAGAGATTTATCTGAAGTTGGAGGAGTTAGGGGAGGAAATGGAGAAAGCTGGTTATGTTGCAGACACAAGTTTTGTGCTAAGAGAAGTAAATcgagaagagaaagatcagACTATTAGGTATCACAGTGAAAGACTAGCCGTAGCATTCGGTCTTATTACTTTTCCACCTGATAGGCCAATTAGGATTATGAAGAACTTGCGTATTTGCGGCGATTGTCATACCGCAATCAAGTTTATGTCCAAGTGCTCAGGAAGAGTTATCATAGTGAGGGATAACAATAGGTTTCATAGGTTTGAGGATGGAAAATGTACGTGTGGAGATTATTGGTAA